A region of Cellulophaga sp. RHA19 DNA encodes the following proteins:
- a CDS encoding nuclear transport factor 2 family protein yields the protein MNNKLLLIIMLVATLQVTAQKTEINTVVDAWHKAAADANFDAYFGLMTKDGVFIGTDATENWQNKDFKAFSKPYFDKGKAWSFTALERNVYVDKSKKIAWFDELLDTQMEICRGSGILKKVKGEWKIAHYVLSIAIPNEDVDKVVALKKEKDIQLKKELKQN from the coding sequence ATGAATAACAAGCTATTATTAATTATTATGCTAGTTGCAACTTTACAAGTTACAGCTCAAAAAACTGAAATTAATACGGTTGTAGATGCTTGGCATAAGGCTGCTGCCGATGCAAATTTTGACGCTTACTTTGGCTTAATGACAAAAGATGGTGTTTTTATTGGTACAGATGCTACAGAAAATTGGCAGAACAAAGATTTTAAAGCTTTTTCTAAACCTTATTTTGATAAGGGAAAGGCTTGGAGTTTTACTGCTTTAGAACGAAATGTTTATGTAGATAAATCTAAAAAAATTGCTTGGTTTGATGAGTTACTAGATACCCAAATGGAAATATGCCGTGGTTCTGGTATTTTAAAAAAAGTAAAAGGTGAATGGAAAATAGCGCATTATGTTTTATCTATTGCCATACCAAATGAGGATGTAGACAAAGTTGTTGCTCTTAAAAAAGAAAAAGACATACAGCTAAAAAAAGAATTAAAACAAAACTAA